A stretch of the Tachysurus fulvidraco isolate hzauxx_2018 chromosome 18, HZAU_PFXX_2.0, whole genome shotgun sequence genome encodes the following:
- the gja5b gene encoding gap junction protein, alpha 5b: protein MADWSLLGNFLEEVQEHSTSVGKVWLTILFIFRILVLGTAAESSWGDEQEDFTCDTEQPGCENVCYDRAFPIAHIRFWVLQIVFVSTPSLIYMGHAMHTVRREEKKRQKDQEAQVADSGGGGGGSAEKYPEEERDCGKEEVRMGKVHLRGALLQTYVLSIMIRSLMEVIFIVVQYVIYGIFLDALYLCNGPPCPHTVNCYISRPTEKNVFIVFMLVVAGVSLILSVLELYHLAWKQCKRCVNDHQAKKNQRSNTTLAITSASPEPSTPNGACTRPPDFHECLAASTPPSHIFQTKTHSHSHTHPCYPPFTNQLAYQQNSANIATERHRDHDSIGPEDFLKMSFTQESINTPNLCVPPTLLSNGFLRDNRRFSKSSGTSSRVRPDDLSV from the coding sequence ATGGCAGACTGGAGCTTGCTGGGAAATTTCCTGGAAGAGGTGCAGGAGCACTCGACTTCAGTGGGCAAAGTGTGGCTCACTATCCTCTTCATATTCCGCATCCTGGTGCTGGGCACTGCAGCAGAGTCATCGTGGGGTGATGAGCAGGAGGACTTCACATGCGACACAGAACAGCCAGGTTGCGAGAACGTTTGCTACGACCGTGCCTTCCCCATCGCCCATATACGCTTCTGGGTGCTACAGATAGTCTTTGTATCTACACCTTCACTTATCTATATGGGACATGCCATGCACACTGTACGcagggaggagaagaaaaggcaGAAGGATCAGGAAGCTCAGGTAGCTGAtagtggaggaggaggtggaggtagTGCAGAGAAGTACCCAGAGGAAGAAAGGGATTGTGGAAAGGAGGAAGTCAGAATGGGAAAAGTGCATCTTAGGGGTGCACTGCTACAGACCTACGTCCTCAGTATCATGATCCGCAGCCTGATGGAAGTGATCTTTATCGTAGTTCAGTACGTTATATACGGAATCTTCCTTGATGCATTGTACCTGTGCAATGGGCCTCCTTGCCCACATACAGTCAACTGTTACATCTCAAGACCCACTGAAAAGAATGTTTTCATTGTGTTCATGCTTGTAGTGGCTGGTGTGTCTCTGATCTTGAGTGTTCTTGAGCTCTACCACTTAGCGTGGAAGCAGTGTAAAAGGTGTGTCAATGACCATCAGGCCAAAAAGAATCAGAGATCCAATACAACACTGGCTATAACCTCTGCTTCCCCAGAACCTTCCACACCAAACGGAGCTTGTACCCGACCACCCGATTTCCATGAGTGCCTAGCGGCATCTACTCCACCTTCACACATATTTCAAACAAAAACGCactcacactcccacacacatcCGTGTTACCCACCATTTACCAACCAACTGGCATACCAGCAGAATTCTGCCAACATTGCAACAGAACGTCACCGGGATCATGATAGTATAggtcctgaagactttcttaAGATGAGCTTCACACAGGAATCCATAAACACGCCCAATTTGTGTGTTCCACCCACGCTGCTAAGCAATGGATTCTTGAGGGACAACCGACGGTTCAGCAAAAGCAGCGGAACCAGCAGTAGAGTGAGACCCGACGATCTGTCGGTATAA